Proteins encoded within one genomic window of Thunnus albacares chromosome 13, fThuAlb1.1, whole genome shotgun sequence:
- the acsl6 gene encoding long-chain-fatty-acid--CoA ligase 6 isoform X1, whose protein sequence is MLAFVLVSGSLWIILELSSTLMEKMQAQEMMSGLRIPEMDELGQFFRSLPTSTLVGIGALTAVLAYWLATRPRPVKPPCSLLHQSEEVPHEDGGRRSMMGDSSKLLTHYHDDAKTMYEVFQRGLHISGDGPCLGSRLPNQPYKWMSYKEVTSRAEYLGSGLLHQGCQPNPNQFIGVFAQNRPEWIISELACYTYSMVVVPLYDTLGPDAIRFIINTADISTVICDKVEKAQVLLGNVEQKETLGLRRIILMDAFDSALMEQGKGCGVHIQAMQEVEALGREHYRKPIPPAPEDLSIVCFTSGTTGNPKGVMLTHGNVVADFSGFLKVTDKVIFPNQDDCLISFLPLAHMFERLIESVVYCHGGRIGFYQGDIRLLPDDMKALRPTIFPVVPRLLNRMYDKIFSQANSPLKRWLLNFAAKRKGAEVSSGIIRSDSIWDKIFFSKIQASLGGRLRMIITGAAPTSPNVLGFLRAALGCQVYEAYGQTECTAGCTFTTPGDWTPGHVGAPLPCNLIRLVDVPEKNYFASKGEGEVCVKGPNVFKGYLKDPERTAETLDADGWLHTGDIGKWLPNGTLKIIDRKKHIFKLAQGEYISPEKIENIYIRSEPVAQLYVHGDSLQSCLVGIVVPDPEVMPEWAKKKGILGTYKDLCKNTVLKKAILEDLVRLGKASCLHSFEQVKNIYIHNEMFSIENGLLTPTLKAKRPELKEFFKDKIDQLYSSISM, encoded by the exons AGTTGAGTTCCACCCTGATGGAGAAGATGCAGGCCCAGGAGATGATGAGCGGCCTGAGGATACCGGAGATGGACGAGCTCGGCCAGTTCTTCCGCTCCTTGCCGACCTCCACGCTGGTGGGCATCGGCGCTCTGACCGCCGTGCTGGCGTACTGGCTGGCCACCAGACCCCGCCCAGTCAAACCACCCTGCAGCCTGCTCCACCAATCTGAGGAAGTGCCG CATGAAGATGGAGGTCGCAGGTCCATGATGGGCGACAGTTCCAAACTGCTGACTCATTACCATGACGACGCCAAGACCATGTACGAGGTCTTCCAGAGAGGCCTCCACATATCTG GTGATGGACCTTGCTTAGGCTCGCGACTCCCCAACCAGCCTTACAAATGGATGTCTTACAAAGAG GTGACATCCCGAGCTGAGTACCTGGGTTCAGGCCTGCTGCACCAGGGCTGCCAGCCCAATCCCAACCAGTTCATAGGAGTGTTCGCCCAGAACAGACCAGAG TGGATCATCTCAGAGCTAGCTTGCTATACCTACTCCATGGTGGTGGTTCCCCTTTATGACACACTGGGCCCAGACGCCATACGGTTCATCATTAACACTG ctgacaTCTCCACAGTCATCTGCGACAAAGTAGAGAAAGCTCAGGTGCTTCTGGGTAATGTGGAACAGAAAGAGACTTTGGGCCTGCGGAGAATCATCCTAATGGATGCCTTTGACTCTGCCCTCATGGAGCAGGGCAAAGGCTGCGGCGTCCACATACAGGCCATGCAGGAGGTCGAG GCTCTGGGCAGAGAGCACTACAGAAAACCTATA cCACCAGCACCTGAGGACCTGTCCATTGTGTGTTTCACCAGTGGAACCACAG GAAACCCTAAGGGAGTCATGCTCACCCATGGGAACGTGGTGGCAGATTTCTCAGGCTTCCTCAAAGTCACAGAC AAAGTCATTTTCCCCAACCAAGATGACTGCCTCATCTCCTTCCTGCCACTGGCTCACATGTTTGAGAGACTCATCGAG tCTGTGGTGTACTGCCATGGCGGACGGATCGGGTTTTATCAGGGCGATATCCGTCTCCTCCCCGATGACATGAAGGCCCTGCGGCCGACCATTTTCCCTGTGGTGCCTCGACTGCTCAACCGCATGTATGACAAG ATCTTCAGCCAGGCTAACAGCCCATTGAAGCGTTGGCTGCTCAACTTTGCCGCTAAGAGAAAAGGTGCTGAGGTCAGCAGTGGGATCATTCGCAGTGACAGTATCTGGGACAAAATCTTCTTCAGTAAGATTCAG GCCAGCCTTGGAGGAAGACTGAGGATGATTATAACAGGAGCGGCTCCTACCTCGCCCAATGTCCTGGGATTCCTCAGAGCAGCTCTGGGATGCCag GTTTACGAGGCGTACGGCCAGACAGAATGCACAGCTGGCTGCACCTTCACCACACCTGGAGACTGGACCCCAG GTCATGTCGGGGCCCCGCTGCCATGTAACCTCATCAGACTGGTGGATGTTCCTGAGAAGAACTACTTTGCCTCTAAGGGGGAGGGAGAG GTTTGTGTGAAAGGACCAAATGTGTTTAAGGGCTACCTCAAAGATCCGGAGAGGACTGCCGAGACGCTGGATGCAGATGGCTGGCTCCACACTGGAGACATCGGCAAATGGTTACCT AATGGCACGCTGAAGATTATTGACAGGAAGAAGCACATCTTCAAGCTGGCGCAGGGCGAGTACATCTCCCCCGAGAAGATCGAGAACATCTACATTAGGAGTGAACCTGTGGCACAGCTCTATGTTCATGGAGACAGCCTGCAG TCCTGTTTGGTGGGAATTGTGGTTCCTGACCCAGAAGTGATGCCTGAATGGGCCAAGAAGAAAGGCATACTAGGCACCTATAAAGACCTCTGTAAAAACACG GTTCTGAAGAAGGCAATCCTTGAAGATTTGGTGCGTCTCGGGAAAGCCAGTTGCCTGCACTCTTTTGAGCAG GTGAAGAACATCTACATCCACAACGAGATGTTCTCCATTGAAAACGGCCTCCTGACTCCAACATTAAAGGCTAAGAGACCGGAGCTGAAGGAGTTCTTCAAGGATAAGATCGACCAGCTCTACAGC
- the acsl6 gene encoding long-chain-fatty-acid--CoA ligase 6 isoform X2 gives MEKMQAQEMMSGLRIPEMDELGQFFRSLPTSTLVGIGALTAVLAYWLATRPRPVKPPCSLLHQSEEVPHEDGGRRSMMGDSSKLLTHYHDDAKTMYEVFQRGLHISGDGPCLGSRLPNQPYKWMSYKEVTSRAEYLGSGLLHQGCQPNPNQFIGVFAQNRPEWIISELACYTYSMVVVPLYDTLGPDAIRFIINTADISTVICDKVEKAQVLLGNVEQKETLGLRRIILMDAFDSALMEQGKGCGVHIQAMQEVEALGREHYRKPIPPAPEDLSIVCFTSGTTGNPKGVMLTHGNVVADFSGFLKVTDKVIFPNQDDCLISFLPLAHMFERLIESVVYCHGGRIGFYQGDIRLLPDDMKALRPTIFPVVPRLLNRMYDKIFSQANSPLKRWLLNFAAKRKGAEVSSGIIRSDSIWDKIFFSKIQASLGGRLRMIITGAAPTSPNVLGFLRAALGCQVYEAYGQTECTAGCTFTTPGDWTPGHVGAPLPCNLIRLVDVPEKNYFASKGEGEVCVKGPNVFKGYLKDPERTAETLDADGWLHTGDIGKWLPNGTLKIIDRKKHIFKLAQGEYISPEKIENIYIRSEPVAQLYVHGDSLQSCLVGIVVPDPEVMPEWAKKKGILGTYKDLCKNTVLKKAILEDLVRLGKASCLHSFEQVKNIYIHNEMFSIENGLLTPTLKAKRPELKEFFKDKIDQLYSSISM, from the exons ATGGAGAAGATGCAGGCCCAGGAGATGATGAGCGGCCTGAGGATACCGGAGATGGACGAGCTCGGCCAGTTCTTCCGCTCCTTGCCGACCTCCACGCTGGTGGGCATCGGCGCTCTGACCGCCGTGCTGGCGTACTGGCTGGCCACCAGACCCCGCCCAGTCAAACCACCCTGCAGCCTGCTCCACCAATCTGAGGAAGTGCCG CATGAAGATGGAGGTCGCAGGTCCATGATGGGCGACAGTTCCAAACTGCTGACTCATTACCATGACGACGCCAAGACCATGTACGAGGTCTTCCAGAGAGGCCTCCACATATCTG GTGATGGACCTTGCTTAGGCTCGCGACTCCCCAACCAGCCTTACAAATGGATGTCTTACAAAGAG GTGACATCCCGAGCTGAGTACCTGGGTTCAGGCCTGCTGCACCAGGGCTGCCAGCCCAATCCCAACCAGTTCATAGGAGTGTTCGCCCAGAACAGACCAGAG TGGATCATCTCAGAGCTAGCTTGCTATACCTACTCCATGGTGGTGGTTCCCCTTTATGACACACTGGGCCCAGACGCCATACGGTTCATCATTAACACTG ctgacaTCTCCACAGTCATCTGCGACAAAGTAGAGAAAGCTCAGGTGCTTCTGGGTAATGTGGAACAGAAAGAGACTTTGGGCCTGCGGAGAATCATCCTAATGGATGCCTTTGACTCTGCCCTCATGGAGCAGGGCAAAGGCTGCGGCGTCCACATACAGGCCATGCAGGAGGTCGAG GCTCTGGGCAGAGAGCACTACAGAAAACCTATA cCACCAGCACCTGAGGACCTGTCCATTGTGTGTTTCACCAGTGGAACCACAG GAAACCCTAAGGGAGTCATGCTCACCCATGGGAACGTGGTGGCAGATTTCTCAGGCTTCCTCAAAGTCACAGAC AAAGTCATTTTCCCCAACCAAGATGACTGCCTCATCTCCTTCCTGCCACTGGCTCACATGTTTGAGAGACTCATCGAG tCTGTGGTGTACTGCCATGGCGGACGGATCGGGTTTTATCAGGGCGATATCCGTCTCCTCCCCGATGACATGAAGGCCCTGCGGCCGACCATTTTCCCTGTGGTGCCTCGACTGCTCAACCGCATGTATGACAAG ATCTTCAGCCAGGCTAACAGCCCATTGAAGCGTTGGCTGCTCAACTTTGCCGCTAAGAGAAAAGGTGCTGAGGTCAGCAGTGGGATCATTCGCAGTGACAGTATCTGGGACAAAATCTTCTTCAGTAAGATTCAG GCCAGCCTTGGAGGAAGACTGAGGATGATTATAACAGGAGCGGCTCCTACCTCGCCCAATGTCCTGGGATTCCTCAGAGCAGCTCTGGGATGCCag GTTTACGAGGCGTACGGCCAGACAGAATGCACAGCTGGCTGCACCTTCACCACACCTGGAGACTGGACCCCAG GTCATGTCGGGGCCCCGCTGCCATGTAACCTCATCAGACTGGTGGATGTTCCTGAGAAGAACTACTTTGCCTCTAAGGGGGAGGGAGAG GTTTGTGTGAAAGGACCAAATGTGTTTAAGGGCTACCTCAAAGATCCGGAGAGGACTGCCGAGACGCTGGATGCAGATGGCTGGCTCCACACTGGAGACATCGGCAAATGGTTACCT AATGGCACGCTGAAGATTATTGACAGGAAGAAGCACATCTTCAAGCTGGCGCAGGGCGAGTACATCTCCCCCGAGAAGATCGAGAACATCTACATTAGGAGTGAACCTGTGGCACAGCTCTATGTTCATGGAGACAGCCTGCAG TCCTGTTTGGTGGGAATTGTGGTTCCTGACCCAGAAGTGATGCCTGAATGGGCCAAGAAGAAAGGCATACTAGGCACCTATAAAGACCTCTGTAAAAACACG GTTCTGAAGAAGGCAATCCTTGAAGATTTGGTGCGTCTCGGGAAAGCCAGTTGCCTGCACTCTTTTGAGCAG GTGAAGAACATCTACATCCACAACGAGATGTTCTCCATTGAAAACGGCCTCCTGACTCCAACATTAAAGGCTAAGAGACCGGAGCTGAAGGAGTTCTTCAAGGATAAGATCGACCAGCTCTACAGC